One Actinoplanes missouriensis 431 DNA segment encodes these proteins:
- a CDS encoding DUF397 domain-containing protein, with product MTPDLPWLKSSRCGTSTCVEVARDGDRILLRDSKNPDVAPLAFTEEEWRAFAAGVEAGEFRF from the coding sequence GTGACCCCAGATCTTCCCTGGCTCAAGTCATCCCGCTGCGGAACCAGCACCTGCGTTGAGGTGGCCCGCGACGGCGACCGGATCCTCCTCCGCGACTCGAAGAATCCCGACGTGGCGCCGCTCGCGTTCACCGAGGAGGAGTGGCGGGCCTTCGCCGCCGGTGTCGAGGCCGGGGAGTTCCGGTTCTGA
- a CDS encoding phage portal protein family protein has translation MTAPTSTRGYVDPYRLGNDSYASLYLDVLEHVPDLTFPLSIPVYSKMRRDPKLSSIQQGWILNLLRAQWQLDPAGCRPPVVAAVADGLGLPIKGRDETPGPARLRGVSWGDHLRSVFRMVPFGFSAFELEADVSDGTARLAGLWERPQWTISHIHTDGKTGLLTGATQDGLANLHTPQMPANNLAWYAREREGSNWAGTSLLRPSYASWLIKEEVRRAFAVANVRWSAGVPVLEALPGTNPTQAQMGEAAEVAQAARAGISAGAATPPGFVMKILGITGSLPPTQEFLRWLDQQCAASALMNAFELGETPHGSRATASVFVDALLLALEAEAEFVADVATRQIAARIVDWNWGEDEPVPRIVVSGVGSRREVTAEALQMLLASGGLAADPALEAWIRREWRLPEREGMAKPKATAPGVDLPKDDNPELESDVGKVAAAARPRSPRRRKQNQPSLFGDDEDAAARIQQQWDAVKARLLRRWPKLAAPMVAELADQARAAVDVGDLALLGQLQVSAGVVAALAVPLRKSGTDLAADAAAGVVAEAAAQGTDITAPDQPGADRVVQHADAVARIIAAGYASGAARTGLQLAGVGPQEVRDEVERHLTELGTSVNGLVGDNIGSLLSAGQFAGRLAVLEEHPARSYRSNETLDRATCSPCREVSKQSYVTLRDALVDYPGGGSFRACDGRGRCRGFVQPVW, from the coding sequence GTGACCGCCCCGACCAGCACGCGTGGCTACGTCGACCCGTACCGCCTCGGCAACGACAGCTACGCGTCGCTGTACCTGGACGTTCTCGAGCACGTCCCGGATCTGACGTTCCCGCTGAGCATCCCGGTGTATTCGAAGATGCGCCGCGACCCGAAGCTGTCCAGCATTCAGCAGGGATGGATTCTGAACCTGCTGCGCGCCCAGTGGCAGCTGGACCCGGCGGGCTGCCGCCCCCCGGTGGTCGCGGCGGTCGCTGACGGCCTCGGCCTGCCTATCAAGGGCCGGGACGAGACGCCCGGTCCTGCCCGTTTGCGCGGGGTGTCGTGGGGTGACCACTTGCGGTCGGTGTTCCGCATGGTGCCGTTCGGGTTCTCCGCGTTCGAACTCGAAGCCGACGTGTCGGACGGTACGGCGCGGCTGGCCGGGTTGTGGGAGCGCCCGCAGTGGACGATCTCCCACATCCACACCGACGGGAAAACCGGCCTGCTGACCGGCGCCACCCAGGACGGCCTGGCGAACCTGCACACGCCGCAGATGCCGGCGAATAACCTGGCCTGGTACGCGCGTGAGCGTGAGGGCTCGAACTGGGCGGGCACGTCCCTCCTTCGTCCTTCATATGCTTCGTGGCTGATCAAGGAGGAGGTTCGGCGGGCGTTCGCCGTCGCCAACGTCCGCTGGTCCGCCGGCGTCCCCGTCCTCGAAGCGCTGCCCGGCACGAACCCGACGCAGGCGCAGATGGGTGAGGCCGCCGAAGTTGCGCAGGCCGCCCGCGCCGGCATCTCCGCCGGTGCTGCGACCCCGCCCGGCTTCGTCATGAAAATCCTCGGGATCACCGGCAGCCTGCCACCTACGCAGGAGTTCCTGCGCTGGCTCGATCAGCAGTGCGCCGCGTCGGCGTTGATGAACGCGTTCGAGCTCGGCGAAACCCCGCACGGCTCCCGCGCCACCGCCAGTGTGTTCGTCGACGCCCTGCTCCTCGCCCTCGAAGCTGAGGCCGAGTTCGTTGCCGACGTCGCCACCCGGCAGATCGCCGCGCGGATCGTCGACTGGAATTGGGGCGAAGACGAACCCGTCCCCCGCATCGTGGTGTCCGGCGTCGGCTCCCGCCGGGAAGTCACGGCCGAAGCGCTGCAGATGCTGCTTGCCTCCGGGGGGCTCGCGGCGGACCCTGCCCTTGAGGCGTGGATCCGCCGCGAGTGGCGGCTCCCGGAACGCGAGGGCATGGCGAAACCGAAGGCCACGGCGCCGGGTGTGGACCTGCCGAAGGACGACAATCCTGAGCTGGAATCCGACGTCGGCAAGGTTGCTGCTGCGGCCCGGCCCCGGTCGCCGCGTCGGCGGAAGCAGAACCAGCCGTCCCTGTTCGGTGACGACGAAGACGCGGCGGCCCGCATCCAGCAGCAGTGGGATGCGGTCAAGGCTCGCCTGTTGCGGCGCTGGCCGAAACTCGCCGCACCGATGGTTGCCGAGCTGGCCGATCAGGCGCGTGCGGCTGTCGACGTCGGGGACCTGGCGCTGCTCGGCCAACTGCAGGTTTCAGCAGGTGTGGTCGCCGCGCTTGCGGTGCCGCTGCGCAAGTCGGGCACCGACCTCGCCGCGGACGCCGCCGCAGGGGTGGTGGCGGAAGCCGCCGCGCAGGGCACCGACATCACCGCACCGGACCAGCCCGGCGCGGACCGCGTCGTTCAGCACGCGGACGCGGTTGCCCGGATCATCGCCGCCGGGTACGCGTCCGGAGCCGCCCGAACCGGGCTGCAGCTCGCCGGCGTCGGCCCGCAGGAGGTACGGGACGAAGTTGAACGGCACCTCACCGAGCTCGGTACGTCGGTGAATGGGCTGGTCGGCGACAACATCGGCTCGCTGCTATCGGCCGGCCAGTTTGCTGGCCGCCTGGCTGTCCTTGAAGAACATCCAGCCCGGTCCTACCGCTCGAACGAAACCCTGGACCGAGCGACCTGCAGCCCCTGCCGGGAAGTGAGCAAGCAGTCGTACGTGACCTTGCGGGATGCGCTTGTCGACTATCCGGGCGGCGGTTCGTTCCGCGCCTGCGACGGACGAGGCCGTTGCAGAGGCTTTGTGCAACCCGTGTGGTGA
- a CDS encoding PBSX family phage terminase large subunit, giving the protein MLSIAASFDARVTLWSGAVRSGKTIGSLVAFLIHLSRAPQTGLVLICGRTLQTIERNILEPMQDPALFGPIADHVHHTRGAPTATILGRTVHLIGASDARAEGRLRGLTACLALLDEATLVPEGFFSQMLARLSVPGAKALLTTNPDGPGHWLRKNFILRAGELDLAHFHFTLDDNPALTPEYVAAIKAENVGVFYRRFVLGEWCMAEGAIYDMWDADRYVIDEVPPIWRWLGVGIDYGTSNAFSALLVGMDASQTLYVASEFRYDAKLTLRQLTDAEYSLRLRTWLAGCGVQPESVVVDPSAASFMQQLQRDGISPTPADNAVLDGIRTVSSVMAAGKLRVHRSCKALLDELPSYSWDPKLAKQGVDAPIKDADHSVDALRYIVRTTEGAWRRPNGIQYPRRVQAPGEVDLMSAAM; this is encoded by the coding sequence GTGCTGTCGATCGCCGCGTCGTTTGATGCCCGCGTGACCCTGTGGTCGGGTGCGGTGCGCAGCGGGAAGACCATCGGGTCGCTGGTGGCGTTCCTGATCCACCTGTCGCGGGCGCCGCAGACAGGGCTGGTGCTGATTTGCGGGCGCACGCTGCAGACGATCGAACGCAACATTCTCGAACCGATGCAGGACCCGGCGCTGTTCGGGCCGATCGCCGACCACGTGCATCACACCCGCGGCGCGCCCACCGCAACCATCCTCGGCCGCACCGTGCATCTGATCGGTGCGTCGGATGCCCGCGCGGAGGGTCGGCTGCGTGGCCTCACGGCCTGCCTGGCGTTGCTTGATGAGGCGACCCTGGTGCCGGAGGGCTTCTTCTCGCAGATGCTGGCCCGCCTGTCGGTGCCAGGTGCGAAAGCTTTGCTGACGACGAACCCGGACGGGCCCGGCCACTGGCTGCGGAAGAACTTCATCCTCCGCGCCGGCGAACTGGACCTGGCGCACTTCCACTTCACCCTCGACGACAACCCGGCCCTCACCCCGGAGTACGTGGCGGCGATCAAAGCCGAGAACGTCGGAGTCTTCTACCGGCGGTTCGTGCTCGGCGAGTGGTGCATGGCCGAAGGCGCCATCTACGACATGTGGGACGCCGACCGGTACGTCATCGACGAGGTCCCGCCGATCTGGCGGTGGCTCGGTGTCGGTATCGACTACGGCACGTCGAACGCGTTCTCGGCGCTGCTGGTCGGCATGGACGCCTCGCAAACCCTGTACGTGGCGTCGGAGTTCCGGTACGACGCGAAGCTGACCTTGCGCCAGTTGACCGACGCGGAGTATTCGCTGCGGCTGCGTACCTGGCTTGCCGGGTGCGGTGTGCAGCCCGAGTCGGTGGTTGTGGACCCGTCGGCGGCTTCGTTCATGCAGCAGTTGCAGCGCGACGGCATCTCCCCCACACCGGCCGACAACGCGGTGCTCGATGGGATCCGCACGGTGTCGTCGGTGATGGCGGCCGGCAAGTTGCGGGTGCACCGTTCGTGTAAGGCGCTGCTGGACGAGTTGCCGTCGTATTCGTGGGATCCGAAGCTCGCCAAGCAGGGCGTGGATGCCCCGATCAAGGATGCGGATCACAGCGTGGATGCGCTGAGGTACATCGTGCGGACGACTGAGGGCGCGTGGCGCCGGCCGAACGGCATCCAGTACCCCCGCCGCGTGCAAGCGCCCGGTGAAGTTGATCTGATGAGCGCGGCGATGTGA
- a CDS encoding replicative DNA helicase, whose translation MSDAAAEQAVLGMMMTSAKAIDEVVDHVAARDFADPRHITLFHTLILMWADNTPSDPTLVARQLDEDDELEHVGGVPYLHTLTEKIPTTTGSPRYHARIVADWAKRRRVREAGLRIVHTSQTLSKPVDEVIDVAQAEIHEATVSQKPGNLQRYADFHDAELDHLEKLMNGEVRRGMSTGLGVLDDLIGGFLPGQLVIPAGRPGMGKSTAGLGFAIAAARRGNPALVFSLEMSRRELTWRLLSAVGGIDLSAFTSGRMTPDQLDKAKRASKEVAGWPLLIDDQSNTVNDIRTAARRFRQQAGSLGVVFVDYLQRMRSTQKHDRRDLEVGRNAADLKTLGQELEATMVVPAQLNRGPESRTDKRPQLSDMRDSGEIEQEADIVILLHREDYYDKEHERAGEADFIVAKHRNGPTDTVTVAAQLHLSRFADFTGPDQGF comes from the coding sequence ATGTCCGATGCCGCCGCCGAACAGGCCGTCCTCGGCATGATGATGACCTCCGCCAAGGCCATCGACGAGGTGGTTGACCACGTTGCCGCCCGCGACTTCGCCGACCCGCGGCACATCACCCTGTTCCACACCCTGATCCTCATGTGGGCCGACAACACCCCCAGCGACCCCACCCTCGTCGCTCGGCAACTCGACGAAGACGACGAACTCGAACATGTCGGCGGGGTGCCCTACCTGCACACCCTCACCGAGAAGATCCCCACCACGACCGGCAGCCCCCGCTACCACGCCCGGATCGTCGCTGACTGGGCGAAACGGCGCCGCGTTCGCGAAGCCGGCCTGCGCATCGTGCACACCTCGCAGACGCTGTCCAAGCCCGTCGACGAAGTCATCGACGTCGCGCAGGCCGAAATCCATGAGGCAACCGTCTCGCAGAAACCCGGCAACCTGCAGCGCTACGCCGACTTCCACGACGCCGAACTCGACCACCTGGAGAAACTGATGAACGGTGAAGTCCGCCGCGGCATGTCCACCGGCCTCGGAGTCCTCGACGACCTGATCGGCGGGTTCCTGCCCGGCCAGCTCGTCATCCCCGCCGGCCGCCCCGGCATGGGCAAATCGACGGCAGGGCTCGGGTTCGCGATCGCCGCCGCCCGCCGTGGCAACCCCGCCCTCGTGTTCAGCCTGGAGATGTCCCGGCGCGAACTCACCTGGCGGCTGCTGTCCGCTGTCGGCGGCATCGACCTGTCCGCGTTCACGTCAGGCCGAATGACCCCGGACCAGCTGGACAAAGCCAAGCGGGCATCCAAGGAAGTCGCCGGCTGGCCACTGCTGATCGACGACCAGTCGAACACCGTCAACGACATCCGCACCGCCGCCCGCCGCTTCCGGCAGCAGGCCGGATCCCTCGGCGTGGTGTTCGTCGACTACCTGCAGCGGATGCGGTCCACGCAGAAACACGACCGCCGGGACCTCGAGGTCGGCCGGAACGCCGCCGACTTGAAAACCCTCGGCCAGGAACTCGAAGCGACGATGGTGGTTCCGGCGCAGCTCAACCGCGGACCGGAGTCCCGCACCGACAAGCGGCCGCAGCTGTCGGACATGAGGGATTCGGGCGAAATCGAGCAGGAAGCCGACATCGTGATCCTGCTGCACCGCGAGGACTACTACGACAAGGAACACGAACGCGCTGGTGAAGCCGACTTCATCGTGGCGAAGCACCGCAACGGCCCGACGGACACGGTGACTGTGGCAGCCCAGTTGCACCTGTCCCGGTTCGCTGACTTCACCGGCCCGGACCAGGGTTTCTGA
- a CDS encoding response regulator transcription factor: MSYGTDFYPAPSVLHGPLTAREVQVLRLVAAGSTNIEIGRHLYIGSETVRTHVKRIMRKLGARDRAHAVANAFRAGLLT; this comes from the coding sequence GTGAGCTACGGGACCGACTTCTATCCGGCACCGAGCGTTTTGCACGGCCCGCTCACCGCCCGAGAGGTTCAGGTACTTCGACTGGTTGCCGCCGGGAGCACCAACATTGAGATCGGCCGGCACCTGTACATCGGTTCGGAGACCGTCAGAACGCACGTAAAGCGGATCATGCGCAAACTCGGCGCCCGCGACCGTGCACACGCTGTCGCGAACGCTTTCCGCGCCGGGCTGCTCACGTGA